The genome window gcccggcccgccacaggagtcgctggagcgcgatgagacaaggatatccctaccggccaaaccctccctaacccggacgacgctaagccaattgtgcgtcgccccacggacctcccggtcgcggccggctgcgacagagcctgggcgcgaacccagactctggtggcgcagcatagcactgcgatgcagtgctctagaccactgcgccacccgggaggctcttTCCCGCTTATCTTGTACATGGGAATCCCACAGGGTAAAGATGAAATGGGATGCTTCACACCAATAAGatatagtttatttttattttggagTAACAAATGATTACTCTGAGCTGGGCCTCAATTACAAGGTCTTATGCAATTTAGATGGCTGCTGCCGTAGATACATTAGATACATTCCTAAAACTGGAAGTTGCTATATCATGTCTGACACAGCTCGATACCTTGATATCTCCTTGCGGGAAGAGTTAATCCATAACTGCCAGTCTTATCACTGGGCCCTGGATTTCATTAGACATTTCTTTCCTATGACCAGACGGGCGGTAGGGCTGAGATCTATCAGGAGATGTGCTCCCCTCAGAGCCCAGCGTTGAGCAGCGTCTGACAGCTCGCCGTGGCAGGAAACATCTACATTGTCTCATTACAGACCCGGTTAATGACAGACTGAGCCGCCCAGAGCAAGTGATGAGTTGTGTTCAGCACAGGCGGCCCAGGTGtaattacagtgtgtgtgtgtacatacgtgCGCACACGTGTCAAAGTATCTTTTCTAACAGCACAGCCTTCacgtgaggggggggggggggggttctgggaCCAATCTACTATAGGCTCCTTGAGGGAGGGAGCTTCTGTACTTTTTTACATGTGAAACCCCCTAGATTAGAAAACAATAAGCTGAACGCTGACAGAATGTGTAAACTTCCCTTATCTGGTACAATAACAACAGGATAATACATAGTTTAGAGAGCCTGGGGGAAGATGGGTTTTAGATGCTACAATATGCAACAGAGCCTTTTCTCCCAGTGCAAATGAATTAGCCCACTGTTCCTCTGCAAATACGTAATATGTGCCCAGAAGAAGATTAGCCCAGGGAATAGAACTTGAGACGTCTGgtacattgaaagtcactgatcttttcagtaaggccattctactgtcaatgttttcctatggagactgcatgactgtgtgctggattttatacacctgtcaatgggtgtggctgaaatagcccaatccactaatttgaagggggtccacatacttttgtagaaACAGGGCAATATCAGGGAGGCAGGAATGGTCTCCCGACACTTTCCATAAACCTAGTCAATTAGAGGAGTCACTGGAGCCTAGCGTCATCAAGACTTTGACAGCTTCTCCAACCTCCATGGGAGGCTGTAGACAAATAGTTCTAAGGAGATCTAGTTCAGGAGACATCAAACCCAAAGAAGTTCTTCCCAGGAGAATTCCCCATGGGAGAAGCCTGGAATGTCATGACCCCATGTGAGGGATGTCACTCAGGGTTTTGAAGGGAAAAGTCCAATGGGAATTGTTTATTTTTTAGTGAAAGGTATTTATTTGTCTCTCAGCAAAATATGTCTCTTTTAGGAACGCAGATGCATCTGGTTTTCAGACTGAAATTAATTTGAGAACGGAAATGTGTGACCAATTCTGGTAGACAAAGTGTAGCCTACATTTAAAATCTACATTTTTTTCACTGGGTCGGAAATAAGGGTAGTGATTGATGGATGACTAAGCATTTTTAAGAGGTTGTCAATTAATTTGCAAATTGTAGATTAGTTGATCCTTCTTAGTTGATTTCATCCATGTCTTATTTACTAGAATTTTCCACTGTGAGACATTCAATCTTTTTGACAGATCACATAAAAAGTCAAAATAAGCTAAGTAGACATACTGAAATTTCATGGACTAAAGCAATGAATGTGTGGTGTGAAAGATCACCCCCATTAAATATCATATAACAGTACCAAGATACTTGACAAAAAACCCTCGGAAGTCTGTACTCCCTCGAGAACGTCTGCGTTTGCAAAAAGGTTGGAGAGGTTATGGAGACACTGAAGTGGATCAAATCATTTGGAGTAGAGGGGCTTAAAGGATCAAACCACACTTATTGAGAGATGACTGGAAACATCTGGAATCActctatgacacacacacacacacacacacacacacacacacacacacacacacacacacacacacacacacacacacacacacacacacactcacactcactcacacactcacacactcacacactcacacactcacacactcacacactcacacactcacacactcacacatccaGTGGGAAGCATGCTAGTATTCAGCCCGTCTCTAATCTTGGGTCAAACACAGGGTGCCGTGGGATGCACCTCCACCAAACCTGGTGAGAGAGGGACATGAGACACTAGGGACATGACACACTAGGGACATGAGACACAAGAGACATGAGATGTTAGGGAAATGAGATGCTAGGGACATGAAACATGAGACACTAGCGACATGAGACACTAGGGACATGACACACTAGGGACATGAGACACAAGAGACATGAGATGTTAGAGAAATGAGATGCTAGGGACATGAAATATGAGACACTGGGGACATGAGACACTAGGGACATGACACACTAGGGATATGAGACATGAGATGTTAGGGAAATGAGATGCTAGGGACATGAAACATGAGACACTAGCGACATGACACACTAGGGATATGAGACACAAGAGACATGAGATGTTAGGGAAATGAGATGCTAGGGACATGAGAGACGAGGGTTTGAGTTTCTCACCGAGGTCGAGTTACATCTGCTGTGTTTTGGTTCcaccacattgacttgatgaaCTTCAATGTATGGGTGGGCTAAGAGAGGCCCACACACACATTATCTTTGCATATCTTCGGTGGCCTCATCCGTTATAGCTCTTATCCATGTTTGTGTCTTTTGTACACATGTCTGAGATCCCAGTTCCCAATCAAAATTAGATACTATAGCTGAGGATAGAAGGAGTTAAGCTCATTGATAGACTACAGTACAGGTGTGTAGCGGTGGCCATTTTGGGGTGCTAACAATAGTTTCTTGTCATTCTACAGGTCCCATCATGGACTCCACAGAGCATGGCACAGCACTAGAACAGGTGGGCGGCGTGAGAAGGCTGGTCCAGCAGAACCCCGGCAGGGGCAGCCAGAGCCACAGACCAGCCGGCTGGAAGAGGAGACGCCCACGACCTCGTCTCTCCCACAAGGGCCCCATGCCGTTCTAGAGCAAAGTGAGTCCCATACCGCACCATACATCTCATGCAGAGGCTATCACTGAATCAACTTTGGCCCCTGATGCCAAAGTTCATTCCATTTCAAGAGAATATTTTACCCTTTATCTGGTAATCAGGGCTAATGATAAAAACTGAGGTCAAGTGTGAGATCCGGTCTTCAAGAACGTTCCCTCTCTTGGCCGTATCACTGAGCATGTTTAGACAGCGTGTGGAAAAGTCAAACTGTAACAGGAAGGAAAGTACATCTGTTAATGGCTATCACATCCTCCCCTCTCATGTCAACCACAACACAGGGACGTTATTGTTGGCACAGACCAACAGCAAGTCCTTGCGAGATTATTGGACTTTAGCCTACTGGTTTAACGTCTTCATCTTACTGCAGAAGTGTTGTTTACACAGTGAAACCTAATATATTAGTTTTTTGAAGGTGGTCGATTATACTCAGAAACGTCATCTGCGTGAGTCAACTGAAGAGGAATAAACATTTCCATCAAAACGACCCAGGATTCAAAACTTAGAAttgttcaatttaaattattatacaaaatgatgGCAACCAATAGAAGgttatatatgggggatacaatcttcccagctctgcagatttttctGCAAAGAGACaaagtcattagatcatttattttggtactgtccatatgtagcttatatatatatatatacagtggggcaaaaaagtatttagtcagccaccaattgtgcaggttctcccacttaaaaagatgagagaggcctgtaattttcatcataggtacacttcaactatgacagacaaaatgaggggaaaaaatccagaaaatcacattgtaggattttttatgaatttatttgcaaattatggtggaaaataagtatttggtcaataacaaaagtttatctcaatactttgttatataccctttgttgacaatgacagaggtcaaacgttttctgtaagtcttcacaaggttttcacacactgttgctgctattttggcccattcctccatgcagatctcctctagggcagtgatgttttggggctgttgctgggcaacacggactttcaactccctccaaatattttctatggggttgagatctggagactggctaggccactccaggaccttgaaatgcttcttacgaagccactccttcgttgcccgggcagtgtgtttgggatcattgtcatgctgaaagacccagccacgtttcatcttcaatgcccttgctgatggaaggaggttttcactcaaaatctcacgatacatggccccattcattctttcctttacacggatcagtcgtcctggtccctttgcagaaaaacagccccaaagcatgatgtttccacccccatgcttcacagtaggtatggtgttctttggatgcaactcagcattctttgtcctccaaacacgacgagttgagtttttaccaaaaagttctattttggtttcatctgaccatatgacattctcccaatcttcttctggatcatccaaatgctctctagcaaacttcagacgggcctggacatgtactggcttaagcagggggacacgtctggcactgcaggatttgagtccctggcggcgtagtgtgttactgatggtaggctttgttactttggtcccagctctctgcaggtcattcactaggtccccccgtgtggttctgggatttttgctcaccgttcttgtgatcattttgaccccacggggtgagatcttgcgtggagccccagatcgagggagattatcagtggtcttgtatgtcttccatttcctaataattgctcacACAGTTGATTTcctcaaaccaagctgcttacctattgcagattcagtcttcccagcctgatgcaggtctacaattttgtttctggtgtcctttgacagctctttggtcttggccatagtggagtttggagtgtgactgtttgaggttgtggacaggtgtcttttatactgataacaagttcaaacaggtgccattaatacaggtaacgagtggaggacagaggagcctcttaaagaaggagttacaggtctgtgagagccagaaatcttgcttgtttgtaggtgaccaaatacttattttccaccataatttgcaaataaattcattaaaaatcctacaatgtgattttctggatttttttccctcattttgtctgtcatagttgaagtgtacctatgatgaaaattacaggcctctcatctttttaagtgggagaacttgcacaattggtggctgactaaatacttttttgccccactgtatatatacactaccattcaaaagttcggggtcacttagaaatgtccttgtttttgaaagaaaagctcatttttatgtccattaaaataacatcaaatttatcagaaatacagtgtagacattgttaatagtcatttacaacattaacaaggtctatactgtatttctgttcaatTTGATGGTtttttaatggacatttttttaaattttctttcaaaaacaaggacatttctaagtgaccccaaacttttgaacagtagtgtataacttatatatattaaaaaacatTTCCATCAATCTGATCAAGTCAATTAAAACCATTTACCAAAGATGATACTTAGTGGAGTTGAGTTTCATAGCAGCACCACAGCTGTGTATCTGTATTGGCAGCACCACAGTAGTTTATCTTTCACATTAAAGAATATTTGACTTTCTGTCAAGAGAAACAAGGCTTTGTGTGAAACGTCTTTCATCCCACATGTGAAAATATTGATTTCACCTTCTACCGGCACTGGCTGCACACAATTTTCAACCCCATTACAAAAACAGACCTTGTGTCATTCAATTAACTCCAAGCAGGATTTACGGAAGAAATAGCACTCAAGACACAACACAGCTAGCATCTGAGCAGACATTCAGTCCCCTTGTTCAATATACGTAATCAGAGCTTTAATTCTAAAGCTTTAGTGTTGACCTACTGGAAAAGGTAGGTTCTACCATGAGGGTCTTGCATGTGCATGAACTGCCATGTAGTAAGGAGACCAGGACCCAATCACATCTCTCCCAGACCCCATGAGAGACAGGGGGAGCTTGGCAGAGTAAAACACCACTGCAGGAGGTGCCAACCATACAACACCAGCCTGCCATAAATTACCCCCAGTACTAGAGGCTGCTTGGGAagagacaaacatgtcattccctTAAAGGCATGCTTAATCAGTTTAAACGCGAAGTGGATGAAAGCCCAAGAAGGTGAGAAGCTCCACTTGCTTTAGTCCCCACATGGGTTTTACAATCTATAGCGAATTATGGATTGTTACTGTTTTTTTGTAGCATTTTTAGGAGTGAGAATTCTTttgactctcctctcttctccactcctctccaagGGAACTTCAGATGCAGAGGCACAAAGGTGCAAACAAAGAGTCAGGCCAGAGCTAGAGCACACTGTGCTCCTGGGACAACACAGGACCTTGAAGGTTCAATGCTCTGCACGGCCAATAAAATGTGAGCATTCTCTCTGGGCGTTGAGTGGTCAATGGCTTGTTTTCAGTGCCAGAATGGCGGCCTCACAATGAGGGAAGCTTCAGGAAGTTGGTGGAGCTCTATAAAAGAGGGACGGTTCACTGACTCACAATGCTTTCACCACAAATGGCACTTCAATCACAAATAGAGGAAGATTTCTCCTTTTGTTCTCATCCCTCTCCGGTTCCTCTCGCCTTATTAAGTTCACCTCATTCAGAGATTTTTCCCTCCAAAGTTCTACATCCCCATAGTAAGGCATGCCAGTTAGCTCAACCTGAGCAGCATGCCAATCAAGCCATTAGTCTGCCATGGTTGTAGAAAGTTAGAAGAGCCTGTAGGAGGATGGGATTGTCTACTGTACTCCATAGAGCCCATGATGTAGCCATCAAAGCCCTTTAGAATGATGAACCTCATTTCATCAACTGAACCGGAGAATATTTGAAACATTCTCTTAGTAAGGGCTCCATTTAACAAAAAATTCTACATATGATTGAGGTTCTACATTTGAGTCTTTGGCCTGTACCACTAATCTCCAGTATTTGAGAAGAACCGTATACTCCCCAGTGCATCCATTCCCAGCCGAGTGCAGTCTGACTGGGGGAATGAACTCTTCACGAGGCCTGATTAACAGCAGGGATGCAGCCGGCAGGTCACATTGAGACCACTCTGTCTTTGTTCATGTCTTCGCCTTTTTCCCCCTCTGCTTCTTCTGATTGTGGAAGCAATTCTTCTAGGAAGCATATTGTTTCACACCAGAGGAAAGATCTAAGCTTGACCGAGTTCAACAGAGGCACGAGTTGGAGAAAAATGTGATTCCTCAATATGCCAGATTATGGATCCAAGTAATAAATGGCCCTAATTTATGAACGTTATGAGTAGAGAAGGTGCTTCACTCATCAATATCATCACTCTACTAGAACCACAACCTTCACCTTCCTCCATTTCCGTGTCAAAAGGCAGCTCATCCATTATATTCTGACACCTCAGGCAAGAGAGGTGAACTAACTTGTGGTTACACAATCCAGATGTGTGGATATATTAGAAGAGACAGGGTCATCCATTTGAGATCCTGTTGAGTCTCCGAGCTGAAGAGCTGCTACAGGATTAATAACCTTTAGAATGACAGTATTGCATCAAATGCATGTTTTAGGGAGCATCCATGTGAGATAGCTCTCTATTAAAACAATATAGAGACTTTTCACCCCTGACAATGACTCTCTGATACATTCAGAAGATGTTACCTGAAGGGTCTACCatgcaggggcgaaaatctgatatcaaccttggaggggacaattacattaaattttctcaagagcaattcctgagggggacaccaaaagtagtgctgtaacacatagcatacgtt of Salvelinus alpinus chromosome 4, SLU_Salpinus.1, whole genome shotgun sequence contains these proteins:
- the LOC139574492 gene encoding apelin-like, with amino-acid sequence MNVKILTLVIVLLVSLLCSASAGPIMDSTEHGTALEQVGGVRRLVQQNPGRGSQSHRPAGWKRRRPRPRLSHKGPMPF